A window of Xylophilus sp. GW821-FHT01B05 contains these coding sequences:
- a CDS encoding isocitrate lyase/PEP mutase family protein has protein sequence MHPAQQLRQLLQSGEIVMAPGAPDALAARLVQQAGFPAIYMTGFGATASRLGQPDIGLLSQTEMSTHARDMVRAVNIPVIADADTGYGGPSNIHRTVREYVQAGVAALHLEDQVAPKRCGQMAGIRLMDAQENVLRLRCALEARGSDPLLVIGRTDALPAAGIEEAVRRAHLYQEAGVDLVFVDGIKKIAEVEAVARAVQGPKVVSIVDGNETTVLTAQDLQDMGFSLVFYAVTALFSAAKAMADALAALRRDGTPRGSAQALLSYAKFSDLVGLAQHQELDSRYGT, from the coding sequence ATGCACCCAGCCCAACAACTGCGCCAGCTCCTGCAATCCGGCGAAATCGTCATGGCGCCCGGCGCGCCCGACGCACTGGCCGCCCGGCTGGTGCAGCAGGCCGGCTTCCCCGCCATCTACATGACCGGCTTTGGCGCCACCGCCAGCCGCCTGGGCCAGCCCGACATCGGCCTGCTGAGCCAGACCGAGATGAGCACCCACGCGCGCGACATGGTGCGCGCCGTCAACATCCCGGTCATTGCCGACGCCGACACCGGCTACGGCGGCCCCTCCAACATCCACCGCACCGTGCGTGAGTACGTGCAGGCCGGCGTTGCCGCGCTGCACCTGGAGGACCAGGTGGCGCCCAAGCGCTGCGGCCAGATGGCCGGCATCCGCCTGATGGACGCGCAAGAAAACGTGCTGCGCCTGCGCTGCGCACTAGAGGCGCGCGGCAGCGACCCATTGCTGGTCATTGGCCGCACCGACGCGCTGCCGGCCGCCGGCATCGAAGAGGCCGTGCGCCGCGCCCACCTGTACCAGGAGGCCGGCGTGGACCTGGTCTTTGTCGACGGCATCAAGAAGATCGCCGAGGTCGAGGCCGTGGCGCGCGCCGTGCAAGGCCCCAAGGTCGTCTCCATCGTGGATGGCAACGAGACCACCGTGCTTACCGCGCAGGATCTGCAGGACATGGGCTTCTCGCTGGTCTTCTACGCCGTCACCGCGCTGTTCAGCGCCGCCAAGGCCATGGCCGACGCGCTGGCCGCCCTGCGCCGCGACGGCACGCCGCGTGGCAGTGCGCAGGCGCTGCTAAGTTATGCAAAATTCTCTGATCTTGTGGGCTTGGCTCAGCACCAAGAGCTTGATAGCCGGTATGGGACCTAG